In Mus musculus strain C57BL/6J chromosome 1, GRCm38.p6 C57BL/6J, a single genomic region encodes these proteins:
- the Slc30a1 gene encoding zinc transporter 1: MGCWGRNRGRLLCMLLLTFMFMVLEVVVSRVTASLAMLSDSFHMLSDVLALVVALVAERFARRTHATQKNTFGWIRAEVMGALVNAIFLTGLCFAILLEAVERFIEPHEMQQPLVVLSVGVAGLLVNVLGLCLFHHHSGEGQGAGHGHSHGHGHGHLAKGARKAGRAGVEAGAPPGRAPDQEETNTLVANTSNSNGLKADQAEPEKLRSDDPVDVQVNGNLIQESDNLEAEDNRAGQLNMRGVFLHVLGDALGSVIVVVNALVFYFNWKGCTEDDFCTNPCFPDPCKSSVEIINSTQAPMRDAGPCWVLYLDPTLCIIMVCILLYTTYPLLKESALILLQTVPKQIDIKHLVKELRDVDGVEEVHELHVWQLAGSRIIATAHIKCEDPASYMQVAKTIKDVFHNHGIHATTIQPEFASVGSKSSVLPCELACRTQCALKQCCGTRPQVHSGKDAEKAPTVSISCLELSENLEKKARRTKAEGSLPAVVIEIKNVPNKQPESSL, translated from the exons ATGGGCTGCTGGGGCCGCAACCGCGGCCGGCTGCTGTGCATGCTGCTGCTGACCTTCATGTTCATGGTGCTGGAGGTGGTGGTGAGCCGGGTGACCGCGTCGCTCGCCATGCTGTCCGACTCCTTCCACATGCTGTCGGACGTGCTGGCGCTCGTAGTGGCGCTGGTGGCCGAGCGCTTCGCCCGGAGGACTCACGCCACGCAGAAGAACACGTTCGGCTGGATCCGCGCTGAGGTGATGGGCGCACTGGTGAACGCCATCTTCCTCACGGGGCTGTGCTTCGCCATCCTGCTGGAAGCCGTCGAGCGCTTCATCGAGCCGCATGAGATGCAGCAGCCGCTCGTGGTGCTGAGCGTCGGCGTGGCGGGGCTGCTGGTCAACGTGCTGGGGCTCTGTCTGTTCCACCATCACAGCGGCGAGGGCCAGGGCGCGGGCCACGGCCACTCGCACGGCCACGGCCACGGCCACCTCGCCAAGGGCGCGCGCAAGGCGGGCCGCGCGGGGGTCGAGGCGGGCGCGCCGCCGGGCCGGGCGCCGGACCAGGAGGAGACCAACACGCTGGTGGCCAACACCAGCAATTCCAACGGGCTGAAGGCGGACCAGGCAG AGCCAGAAAAATTGAGAAGTGATGACCCAGTGGATGTACAAGTAAATGGGAATCTCATCCAGGAGTCTGACAATCTGGAAGCGGAAGACAACAGGGCTGGGCAGCTGAATATGCGAGGAGTGTTTCTGCACGTCCTTGGAGATGCCTTGGGCTCCGTGATCGTGGTCGTGAATGCCTTGGTCTTTTACTTTAACTGGAAGGGTTGTACTGAAGACGACTTTTGTACGAACCCGTGTTTTCCTGATCCCTGCAAATCGTCTGTAGAGATAATTAACAGCACCCAGGCCCCGATGCGTGACGCTGGCCCATGCTGGGTGCTCTACCTAGACCCAACCCTTTGTATTATAATGGTTTGTATACTTCTGTACACGACTTACCCATTGCTCAAGGAGTCTGCTCTCATTCTTCTACAAACTGTCCCTAAGCAAATCGATATCAAACACTTGGTGAAAGAGCTTCGAGACGTTGACGGCGTTGAGGAAGTCCATGAGCTACATGTCTGGCAGCTGGCGGGAAGCAGGATCATCGCCACTGCCCACATAAAATGTGAGGACCCCGCTTCCTACATGCAGGTGGCCAAGACCATTAAAGATGTCTTTCATAATCATGGAATCCACGCTACCACCATCCAGCCTGAATTCGCTAGCGTCGGCTCTAAGTCAAGTGTGCTCCCGTGTGAGCTCGCCTGCAGAACTCAGTGTGCCCTGAAGCAGTGCTGCGGGACACGGCCACAGGTGCATTCTGGGAAGGATGCAGAGAAGGCGCCAACAGTTAGCATTTCTTGTTTAGAACTCAGTGAGAATCTAGAGAAGAAGGCCAGGAGGACTAAAGCTGAAGGCAGTCTCCCTGCTGTGGTGATAGAGATTAAAAACGTGCCAAACAAACAGCCCGAATCATCTTTGTGA
- the Slc30a1 gene encoding zinc transporter 1 isoform X1, giving the protein MGCWGRNRGRLLCMLLLTFMFMVLEVVVSRVTASLAMLSDSFHMLSDVLALVVALVAERFARRTHATQKNTFGWIRAEVMGALVNAIFLTGLCFAILLEAVERFIEPHEMQQPLVVLSVGVAGLLVNVLGLCLFHHHSGEGQGAGHGHSHGHGHGHLAKGARKAGRAGVEAGAPPGRAPDQEETNTLVANTSNSNGLKADQAER; this is encoded by the exons ATGGGCTGCTGGGGCCGCAACCGCGGCCGGCTGCTGTGCATGCTGCTGCTGACCTTCATGTTCATGGTGCTGGAGGTGGTGGTGAGCCGGGTGACCGCGTCGCTCGCCATGCTGTCCGACTCCTTCCACATGCTGTCGGACGTGCTGGCGCTCGTAGTGGCGCTGGTGGCCGAGCGCTTCGCCCGGAGGACTCACGCCACGCAGAAGAACACGTTCGGCTGGATCCGCGCTGAGGTGATGGGCGCACTGGTGAACGCCATCTTCCTCACGGGGCTGTGCTTCGCCATCCTGCTGGAAGCCGTCGAGCGCTTCATCGAGCCGCATGAGATGCAGCAGCCGCTCGTGGTGCTGAGCGTCGGCGTGGCGGGGCTGCTGGTCAACGTGCTGGGGCTCTGTCTGTTCCACCATCACAGCGGCGAGGGCCAGGGCGCGGGCCACGGCCACTCGCACGGCCACGGCCACGGCCACCTCGCCAAGGGCGCGCGCAAGGCGGGCCGCGCGGGGGTCGAGGCGGGCGCGCCGCCGGGCCGGGCGCCGGACCAGGAGGAGACCAACACGCTGGTGGCCAACACCAGCAATTCCAACGGGCTGAAGGCGGACCAGGCAG AGAGGTGA